A stretch of Equus caballus isolate H_3958 breed thoroughbred chromosome 11, TB-T2T, whole genome shotgun sequence DNA encodes these proteins:
- the RDM1 gene encoding RAD52 motif-containing protein 1 isoform X1 codes for MCCLLMLLESSDFRGKLVDERRSVRVARSPQLPVEKGLGKRGKRAVLFSGRDNPCTYLAGDPPQHSLFTVFSQFGLLYSVRVFPNAAVAGPGFYAVIKFYSAKDAHRAQKACDQKQLFQKSPVKVRLGTRHKVVQHQALPLNSSRCQELANYYFGFNGWSKRILELQDLSDTEERGNENGNATGAGLQKQSVKFFCALEVVVPSHECRSPGAGVAWEPLDQLEEGPLSFLMKRKTTQKLAIQKALSDAFQKLLIVVLESGKIAVAYRPCEEITDARSEEEQQDLIQVGYFSWKQYGQGEEEYLSDFSFEEEEFRLPELD; via the exons ATGTGTTGCCTTCTCATGCTTCTCGAATCTTCAGATTTCAGAGGGAAACTTGTTGATGAAAGGAGGAGTGTTCGCGTTGCACGCTCTCCCCAGTTGCCTGTGGAGAAGGGCTTGGGGAAGAGAGGGAAACGGGCAGTTTTGTTTTCTGGGCGTGACAATCCGTGCACTTACCTGGCGGGGGACCCCCCACAGCATTCTCTGTTCACAGTGTTCTCCCAGTTTGGCCTCCTGTATTCGGTCCGAGTCTTCCCAAACGCTGCGGTGGCCGGTCCTGGTTTCTATGCCGTTATCAAGTTTTATTCAGCAAAGGATGCCCACAGAGCCCAAAAGGCGTGCGACCAGAAGCAGCTTTTTCAGAAATCTCCGGTGAAG GTTCGTCTCGGCACCAGACATAAGGTGGTTCAACATCAGGCCCTTCCCCTAAACAGCTCCCGGTGCCAAGAATTGGCAAATTACTACTTTGGTTTCAATGGCTGGTCAAAGAGGATCCTTGAG CTTCAGGATCTTTCTGACACTGAAGAAAggggaaatgaaaatggaaatgccaCAGGAGCAGGACTTCAGAAGCAAAGCGTCAAGTTCTTCTGTGCTTTAGAGGTGGTGGTGCCCTCGCATGAGTGCAGAAGCCCTGGCGCTGGCGTGGCTTGGGAGCCTTTGGACCAGCTGGAGGAGG GACCATTATCATTCCTTATGAAAAGGAAGACAACCCAGAAGCTTGCTATTCAGAAAGCTCTATCAGATGCATTCCAGAAACTGTTGATTGTGGTTTTAG AAAGTGGTAAAATAGCTGTGGCGTATAGACCCTGTGAAGAGATCACAGATGCCAGATCCGAAGAGGAACAACAGGATTTAATTCAA GTCGGCTACTTTTCTTGGAAGCAGTATGGCCAAGGGGAGGAAGAATATCTCTCTGATTTCAGCTTTGAAGAAGAAGAGTTCAGATTGCCAGAACTGGACTAG
- the RDM1 gene encoding RAD52 motif-containing protein 1 isoform X2: MAELVPFAVPTESDKTLLVWELSSGPTAEALHHSLFTVFSQFGLLYSVRVFPNAAVAGPGFYAVIKFYSAKDAHRAQKACDQKQLFQKSPVKVRLGTRHKVVQHQALPLNSSRCQELANYYFGFNGWSKRILELQDLSDTEERGNENGNATGAGLQKQSVKFFCALEVVVPSHECRSPGAGVAWEPLDQLEEGPLSFLMKRKTTQKLAIQKALSDAFQKLLIVVLESGKIAVAYRPCEEITDARSEEEQQDLIQVGYFSWKQYGQGEEEYLSDFSFEEEEFRLPELD; the protein is encoded by the exons ATGGCGGAGTTGGTGCCTTTTGCGGTTCCCACTGAGAGTGACAAAACCTTGCTGGTGTGGGAGCTGAGCTCTGGACCCACGGCCGAGGCCTTGCAT CATTCTCTGTTCACAGTGTTCTCCCAGTTTGGCCTCCTGTATTCGGTCCGAGTCTTCCCAAACGCTGCGGTGGCCGGTCCTGGTTTCTATGCCGTTATCAAGTTTTATTCAGCAAAGGATGCCCACAGAGCCCAAAAGGCGTGCGACCAGAAGCAGCTTTTTCAGAAATCTCCGGTGAAG GTTCGTCTCGGCACCAGACATAAGGTGGTTCAACATCAGGCCCTTCCCCTAAACAGCTCCCGGTGCCAAGAATTGGCAAATTACTACTTTGGTTTCAATGGCTGGTCAAAGAGGATCCTTGAG CTTCAGGATCTTTCTGACACTGAAGAAAggggaaatgaaaatggaaatgccaCAGGAGCAGGACTTCAGAAGCAAAGCGTCAAGTTCTTCTGTGCTTTAGAGGTGGTGGTGCCCTCGCATGAGTGCAGAAGCCCTGGCGCTGGCGTGGCTTGGGAGCCTTTGGACCAGCTGGAGGAGG GACCATTATCATTCCTTATGAAAAGGAAGACAACCCAGAAGCTTGCTATTCAGAAAGCTCTATCAGATGCATTCCAGAAACTGTTGATTGTGGTTTTAG AAAGTGGTAAAATAGCTGTGGCGTATAGACCCTGTGAAGAGATCACAGATGCCAGATCCGAAGAGGAACAACAGGATTTAATTCAA GTCGGCTACTTTTCTTGGAAGCAGTATGGCCAAGGGGAGGAAGAATATCTCTCTGATTTCAGCTTTGAAGAAGAAGAGTTCAGATTGCCAGAACTGGACTAG